The following DNA comes from Simkania negevensis Z.
TCAAAATTCTGAACCATTTCTAAGAGATTTGCAGTTCCCCCTACGTTCGTTTGAAAGTAAGTAAAAGGGGTTTGCTGACACTTTCTGGCATCAGTACGCGCTGCAAAGTGCATGACGCCTATGGGGTTTGTTTCTTGGAGGACTTGCCTGAGTCTTTCCTTATCTTCAAGTGAACCTTTGAAGAGAGGTCCCCATTTGACCGCCCACGTGAATCCGGTAGAAAGGTCGTCGTAAACGATAGGTAAAAAACCTTCTCGGGCTAAAGCTTTACAGACATGGCTACCAACGAACCCCGCTCCTCCTGTGACGAAGATCGGTTTCATTTAGAAAGCTCCTTTAGAAAAAAGAACACAAGGGATGGTTTTGAGGATCAGGAACAGATCGAAAAAGAAGGATTGCTTTCCAACATAGGCAGAGTCGAGTTCGATTCGAGCCTCATAGGAAAGATGATTTCTGCCAGAGGTTTGCCAAATTCCTGTGATCCCTGGCTTCACAGAGAGGATTGTATCGGCATATTTACGGAATAGACCATCGGGATTTTCATCGAGCTCTTCGATCATGTGAGGGCGGGGCCCAACGACACTTAACGAGCCTTCGAGCACATTAAAAAATTGGGGCAGTTCATCAAGTGAGACGCGACGTAGAAATTTACCTATAGGAGTGCACCGAGGATCTTTTTTGAGCTTTTGGAAAATTTCCCACTCTTTTTTCATTTCAGGGGAGTTTTCGATGAGTTTTTTTAGACGGATATCGGCATCGAGATACATAGTCCGAAACTTGTAGACGGTGATGATTTTTCGATCTTTGCCAAGTCGTTTAGCGAGATAGAGGACTGGCCCTTTAGAATCTAACTTAATAAGGAGAGCAAGGAGGAGAAAGAGGGGAGAGAGTGTGACTACAACAAGTAGAGAAAAAAGAACATCAAATGCTCGTTTGAGTAGGGGGGAAGCCGATTTTTTTTGGGCTGCAGATATCGAAGTATGATTCATCGCATCGATTATATTATTCGAGGTAGGCCCTACTGTGTCAGATTTTTCAATAAAAATCCAGGGTTTCAATAATTCCTACTCTTCTGCTAAAGTTTGCATAAAAAAAAATAGGATTTCTCATGAAACGGTTTCTTCTAGCTCTCATGGCCCTTTTTTCGTCAGCAGTTCTTCATTCTGAAGAACTTATTTACCGCATTGGGAAGGGAACGCTTGAAGAAAGTGCACAAGGGACGATCCTTCGACTTGAAGGGAAACCCTATGAAAGAGGAGTTCAGCATGGAACATTGCTCAAAGAAAAGATTCAGGCAAACGTTGAGGGATTTATCGATGTTCCTGGGCTAGATCAAAGTCCACGGGTGAAAGCTTTTCATGCCCATCTTTCAACCTTACTCTCGTCTATTCCTTCTCATTACCTTGAAGAAATGCGTGGAGTGGCATATGGGGCAGATGTTCCGTTTGAAAAGATTTTGATGCTCAATTTGTTTCCTGAGATGTTTCATTGCATTGGCATAACGGTCCAAAATGAAGCCACATTTGATCACTGTCTTTATCATGTCCGCGTTCTCGATTATGGAGCAATTCAAGGACTGCAGCATAGCGCAA
Coding sequences within:
- a CDS encoding sugar transferase, whose translation is MKPWIFIEKSDTVGPTSNNIIDAMNHTSISAAQKKSASPLLKRAFDVLFSLLVVVTLSPLFLLLALLIKLDSKGPVLYLAKRLGKDRKIITVYKFRTMYLDADIRLKKLIENSPEMKKEWEIFQKLKKDPRCTPIGKFLRRVSLDELPQFFNVLEGSLSVVGPRPHMIEELDENPDGLFRKYADTILSVKPGITGIWQTSGRNHLSYEARIELDSAYVGKQSFFFDLFLILKTIPCVLFSKGAF